The segment TCAGCTTCAGTACGGAGAAAGAATCGTCCGTAGTGGAGATCAACGAGAGTAACTCTTCAATGGCGGGGTCGGCCTGATCCGGATCATACTGAACGTCCTCTTTCAACAGGCGAATCAACAGTTGTCGAGCTGATTGAGAGTCATGCTTAGTATTCAATTGTCTTAATGCTTCGCGCCCGGCGGCCATCTCGCCCGATAACAGTAGTTCGTGTGCCTGCTGATAGAGCGCTTCTTCCGACTGTGGTTGTGATTCCAAAACGGCATCGATTTGCTGTTTTGCGGTTGCTGCTGTGGGAAAGCTGACGAGGAATTCCTCGCTCTGACAATAGAGCTGACCTTCGCTCGCCAGGAGGACACCGCGTGCCTGGAGTGGTTTCAGAACATATTGAGATCGGGTGCGCCCGTTTTCAGTTTCCAGGCTGAGAATCAGTCCCGAACTGAGAGGGACATGTATGAGTTGATTGGCTAACAGGGGACGCCCAGAAGGAGTTTTGTCGAGCTTACTTTTCCAGACTGTTTCCCCCGTAACCAAATGGATAGATTCCACCGAGTTTCGATTAAGAACAAGCAAACGATGATTCTCGATGCCGATTAACGTGACCAAATCTTTTTGTTCCCGTGTCCAGTTTTGTTCGCCCGTCGCGACATTGATGCAGAAGAAGACTGAACTGTCAGGCGGAGCCATTGCCACATGGCCGTCGCCCGCGATCGGAATTGCTTCGCCGCCCGGGTGGTTCATCTCGGTAGGAAGGAGGATCTCATCGGCATCACTAGGGGCGGAAGAGCGGTCAAGAGGGCGGAAGCGTGCGGAAAAACTTGGGTATTTTGTTTTCCAAATCCACCGTTCTTCAGTCAGGTCATAGGCGAATAATAAACCATTGCCAGTCGGACAAAGCAGGACTTGATCAAGCAAGGCGGGAGAAAGCTCGTAGTTACTAAGCAACAGCTCTTGGACTTCGAGTGGAGATAACTGCTGGAGAGGTTGCTGACGAATCAGGTGGCCACTGTCTGCATCGAGGGTAAGCAACAACAACTCTGAACCACTGATGGCCAACGTGTAAAGTTTGTCTTCTAAACAGAGCGGCGCACCGAGAAAGAAATAACCGGCGAGTGGTAAAACTTGAAACTGTCTGGTCCCACCGATCTCCCATTGAACTTTTCCCGAGCTCGCTTCCAATGCATACAGGCGGTTGAACCTCTCGACTTGCTGGGTCCCTCCGAAGATCACAACGCGCTGATTCGGCTCCTCCTCTGGGATTACCTTGTCCAGCGCGAAGACTTGCCGTCCGTTGCTGCTGAGCGACTGACTGCGGGCATTGGTCCACAGTTTGGAACGCAGCAAGTTTTCCATCGTGGTTCGATTATTGGCCAATACTTGTTCGCTGGGGTGAGCTTGATTCAGAACCCAACGTTCGAATTCGAGATCAAGTTGCACATCGCGCCAGGCAAGTTTGCCGGTGGCTTGTTCGCGTGCTTCGACTCCCGCGAGGGTTCGCATGATGAGCAATGGCCCGATTTTCAAAGGTTCGTTGACGGGGATCAGCTCTTGCTCCTGAGACTCGGTGGTGCGAATCAGGCTGCGAATGATCTGTCGTGCGGGAGCAAGTTCATCCATTCTCGCTTCAAAAGCGGCGGCCAGTAAATCGGTTTGCCAAAGGGGTTCTCCCCGGGGTTGCGCGGTCGCCACCACATTTCGAGAGAGATTTCCCCGGTTGTGCGACCAGTCTTTCAGCTCTTCGGTGCTGCTGTTGGAGGCGTCTGTCTTCGTCGGTTTCAGTATCTCCTCGGAAAGCTGGGTCACCGGGATCGATTCCCCACCGAAGGTGATCTGGGCCTCCGGGAAATCCGTTTTGATTTGCTCGAGGATCGATTTGGCTCTCGCGTGCTCCCCTGTTTCCAGATAAGCCCAGGCAAGTCGAAATTGCACACGGGTTCTTTCCGTTGTCTTCAGCTGGCTGGAGTTGGCCCGTTCGTAATATCGAATGGCCGAGGGAAAGTTAAAGCGATCGAAATGTTGATTCCCCAATTGAAGGGCGGCTTGGCGCCCGCTGGCAGTCTGTGGATACAGGCGAACAAGCTCTTCGAGCAGGGCCAGTTTGCGAGTGGGGTTAGGCTCATTCTCGTATTGAAGGTACGCCGCCTCGGCAGCAGTACCCAACTGCAGTTCGTAAACCCGTCTTGCCTCCGTCGGGAGGTCGTTCAAGATTTGGAGAGCAATATTTTTGAGCGACAGCGGTTGGACTTGGGTGAATTGAGGGAACTGCTTGGAATCGAGTAATAGATCGGTATCCAGTTCCAGAATAGACTGCACAATTTCAAACCCGTTCGCGTAGTCTTTCGCTTCAAAGGCCTGCAGGCCGGTGTCCAGTTTTCGGATCAACTCCTGCTGCTCGCCAATACCCCGTTGTACTTCCGAGGGAGGGGCGGGGTTGATTTCGGGTAGCTGAGCGAGCAGGGAATTTCCTGTTTGACAGCCGGGAATCTCCAGAAATTGAGCTCTGGCCCAGAGGCTGGCCAAACCGAGCAAAAAGAGGAACATCCAGTACGTGTGAACTCGTATCGGGCGCATGTTCTTCAATTCTGAGAGTTCCGGAGGTAAAGGAAAAAAGGAGGCGATCTGGAAGGTGTCCTCCTGCCGGGACGTCATTTTGCGGCGGGAGCGCAGTTCTAGGTTGGAGTTTCATTATAGGTCCCGCTCCAAGAGAGCAGAAGCGGCAAATAAGAGGATCCATACCCTAAATTACGGTCTCGGAGCAGGTTTCGGCGTGGAATGACATGGCGATACTGACGGTTAATTCACGAGAACGTCCGAAAACCAGTCCTATTAAGTCGGCTTTTTCTATGGTAGGGTGCTGTTCGGGCCTTACAATGGTAGCATGCGAACGAAAAGGCCCGGTTCTAAACAAAGGTCCAGACGGCTTGAACTCTTTGCTCACATAGATTTACGACCCTGAGACAGGTATATGCCCGATATCGAGGAACTCGAACAACGACTCATTGAAGGAGATCGTGCTGCGCTGGCGGAGCTGTTTCAAGTGCATTACGAGCGTTTGTGGCGCATTGTGCATTTTCGGCTCGACCCGCGAATGCATGGACGAATCGATGCGGACGACGTTCTGCAGGACGCCTTTATCGACGCCGAGAAACGGATCACTACCGTTCTTCACGAATCGCCCGGTTCCGTCTTTATCTGGCTTCGTTTGATTGTGAATCAGACGCTGACGGACTTACATCGCAAGCATCTGATGGCTCAGAAGCGGTCTGCCAAAAAAGAGATCCGGGTCAATCACCAGAAGTACAGCAGTGAATCGACCTCTTTCGCCCTGTCATTTCATCTGTTAGGGCATCTGACTTCGCCCAGCCAAGCGGTTTTGAGGACTGAAATCTCAGAGAATCTGGAAGCAGCCCTCTCCAGTTTAAGTGAGATCGACCGGGAAGTCCTCGCTTTGCGGCATTTCGAGGAGCTGACCAACTCGGAAACTGCCCAGATTCTAAATTTGACGCCTCAGGCGGCCTCGGTTCGATATATCCGGGCAATTAAACATCTGAAACATGTTTTAACCGCAATTCCCGGGTTGATGCCGGAAGATGCCTGACGTATTGAGATTGGTCGTTCCGCTGTTTGTTATTTCACGGATGTGCGAAAGACAGGTTTCTGTCCTGACGTACGTGCGGTTGACGACCCTTCGGGTAAAAATCGAAGAGGAACAGCAATCGGGCCTCTCTTCTGCTGGTCGTCACGATGTATAATCGTATTGACGTAATAAGATAGCGCGCCTCATTCACTCTGTTTCTCTCGTGCGAATCAGAGAGTCTGAAATGAGCGAAGCGATAAGTGCTTACCAGATGAAGGTGTACGGTGTGCCTGACCAGTCGCCAGCCGATGAACCTCAGACCAGGGATCTTCTCGAGATCCTGTTGACCCAGTATCTGGAAGAGTTGCGTAAAGGAACTCTTCCAGCGATAGATGTGTACGTAAAAAGGTACCCTCATCTGGCGGAAGAAATCAATGAGGTATTTCCAATTGCCGCCAGCATGGAGCAGTGGAAATCGACCAAAGATATGGATGTGGCTCAACGCGAGCAGCAACGTCCGATCAAAATCGAAAAGATTGGACCTTATCAGATCGTTCGTGAAATTGGACGGGGGGGCATGGGGGTCGTCTTTGAGGCGGTCAATGAACAGTCTGGTCATCGAGTTGCTTTAAAACTATTGCTGACAGGATTCGCTCACGCGAAGAAATGGCGAGAACGGTTTCAGACCGAAGCCCGTCTGGCTGCCCGCTTGCAGCACACAAACATTGTATCCGTCCTCGACTTTGGCGAGTCCGATGGAAGTTGTTATTACGCAATGCAGCTTGTCGAAGGGATGAGCCTGCACTGGTTGATCAAAAGACTGCGGGAACCGATGGGTCTCGTTACGGCGACCGAAATAATGGAGTCGTTCCAGAACGGGGACGAGCTTAAACCAGACACCGATCAAGAACGGACCGCACCGGTTGACGAGTCTCGCTGCCTGAAACGAAACGCCTGGAAGCAAATTGGCAAGATCGGTATTCAGGTTGCTAAAGCACTTCAACATGCCCATCAAGCTGAGACATTGCATCGCGATATCAAACCTTCGAACCTGCTGCTTGATCCACGTGGCAACATTCGGATCACCGACTTTGGGCTGGCCCAGCAGATAGAAGAACAGACCGAGATTCAATCGGCGATTGTCGCGGGTACACTTCGCTACATGGCACCCGAATGCCTGCATGGCGTCTCCGACGAACGGAGTGATATTTATTCCTTCGGGGCGACGTTGTACGAACTGACGACTTTGCACAAAATGATTCCGGGAGACAATCCGGAAGATGTCATTCATGGCATTCAGGCCAGAGCGATTGCTCCTCCCCGATCGGTAAACCCGGAAATTCCGCGTCCTTTGGAAGCGATCATCGACAAAGCGACTCAGCTACTTCCAGAAGATCGTTATCAGACGGCACGGCACATTAAACGGGACATTGCCCGTTTCCTTCGGAATCAACCTGTCGAAGCACCACCGCTCCAGAATACTACTTCTTTTCGCAATTTGTTTTCGCTTAAAAAGTAGTGCCGCGCTGTTCGGCTGCGAATCACGCTTTATTCTCTCCCAGCGATGGTTCAGACTAGAGGAATTCCGGTCCCTCCTGCACAATAGGACTGCCGTCCTCCAAGGGGACGGTAAGGCCTGCCGACTGTCAACGGCGATGTACGCCCGAACGCTCTCTTCCGGCCCGTTCAGGTTCAGGGGCACCGAGTCCTGTTTTTTAGACGGAACTACATGCTTAAAAGGGAATGATGACCAACAGGATGGAAACGGAATCGCATACAGAATCATTACGGGAAATCATCGAAGAGTACTGGGGGTACGATGAATTTCGGCCTCTGCAGGAAGCGGCGATGGTCTCGGTGATGGCTGCGCGCGATTCGCTCGTCGTTCTTCCAACAGGGGGCGGAAAATCGCTCTGCTATCAGGTCCCGGCGATGGCGATGGAAGGGTTGGCAGTCGTGGTCAGCCCTTTGATCTCGTTGATGAAGGACCAGGTCGATGCGCTCAAAGCATGTGGCATTCCCGCGGCTTATCTGAACAGCACGCTCAGTTGGGATGAATCTCGCGAAGTGTTCGACGAAATGCAGGCCGGTACACTCAAACTGTTGTACGTCGCCCCCGAACGTTTAATGAACAGTTACCTGCTCGAAAAGCTGGTGCAGGCTAAGGTCTCGTTTATCGCGATTGATGAAGCGCACTGCGTTAGTATGTGGGGGCATGACTTCCGACCGCATTATCGAGAACTGAAACAGATCCGTGAGATCTTCCCGAACATTTCAATACACGGATATACAGCGACCGCCACCGAGCAGGTCCGGGAAGACATTGCCAATCAGCTTCAGTTGATCGAACCCGAAATCCTGGTAGGTCCGTTCGACCGACCGAACCTTTCGTATTCAGTAGAGCAGATCAATGACCGTCTGCAACAGATTCGTGCAGTGGTTGAACGACACCCGGATGAATCTGGAATCGTGTACTGTATCTCGCGGAAAGAAGTCGAAAACGTCAGCAATGCTCTGAATGAAATGGGGTATCGCGCACTCCCATATCACGCCGGTTTGCCGGATGATGATCGCAGCGGGAATCAGGAATCCTTCATTCAGGACCGGACCGATATCATTGTCGCGACGATTGCCTTTGGCATGGGGGTCGATAAACCGAATGTACGGTATGTGATTCACTCCGGCCTTCCCAAGTCTATCGAGAACTATCAACAGGAAAGTGGTCGCGCGGGTCGTGATGGTCTGGAAGCGGAATGCTGCCTCTTCTATTCCGAAGCGGACCTGTATTCTTGGGAACGGATTTTAAGTGATCAACCGGAAGCCGTTAATCAGGCTTCGATGAATTCTATCCGGGCGATGTTGGGGTACTGTCATGCCTACGTCTGTCGGCATCAGCAACTCGTCGCACACTTTGGACAGTCGCTGGAAGAAACATGCGGACACGGGTGCGATGTCTGTCGGGGGGATTATGAACTGGTTAAAGATTCCCTCGTCGTCTCACAAAAGATACTCTCCTCCGTATACCGTCAGGATCAACGTTTCGGAACCAGTTATACTGCTTCGGTTTTAAAGGGTTCCCGGGATAAAAAAGTGCTCGGAAATCAACATGATCAGCTAAGCACTTACGGACTTCTCAAAAAAGAGAGCCTGGCGACTATCCGTAACTGGATTAATCAACTGGTGGCTCAGCACTACCTGCAAAAAGCAGGAGAGTATCAACTTCTTCGTCTCACCGAGATCGGTTGGGAAGTGATGAAAGGAGATCGCGAACCCAAATTGATTCAACCCCGCATCGAAAGCAAATCAGAGCGAGCAAGTCGACGATCGCAGGAAGTACAGGGGGATGCCTGGGCAGGTGTTGACCAGGATCTCTTCCAGGAACTGCGACAGCTTCGGCTGGAAACGGCCGAGGATCGGCAGCTGAAACCGTACATGGTCTTTAGTGATGAGACTCTGCGTGGTTTGGCCCGGTTGCGTCCGTCGTCGATGGACAACCTCTTACAGGTCAAAGGAGTCGGTCAGAAAAAGTCGGAAGATTATGGCCAGCGATTTCTGGATGCAATTTCCGCCTATTGCGATTCGAACGATCTGGAACAGGATGTCGATACAAGAACCCGAGTACGACGTCCCAAAGCGAAAGCGAAGTCGTCCGAACTGAATAAACTAGTGAAGACCGCCTTCGATCTGTTTGCGGACGGAAAAACGACCTTCCAGATTGCGGAAGAGCTGGATCGATCAGTTACGACCGTGAATGGCTACCTGTCCCGATATATCCAACATCACCAGCTGACCGACGCGACACCCTGGGTAGACGAAGAGGTGACCCGTCGAATTGAAACGGTTGTCGATGAAGTTGGTGCCGAGCGGCTCAAGCCAATTTTCGAAGAGTTAAAGCAAGAAGTCTCCTACGATCAGATTCGGATCGTGGTCGAATGTCGACTTCAGCGAGAACAAAAGCGTACTGAATGACTCCTTGTTGAGGTAAACACATCTATCTCGGGTGTGTCCGACGCTTTATATGGGTGCAATACTAAAGTACGCAGTAAGTTGGACAGGCAGCAGAAGTTAAATAGACTTCCGTAATTAAAGTTACCATTGAAGGAATTGACATAATGATACCACGACAGCTTGAACCGGAAGTGATGGACGAGTCAGGTGAGGCACAGGAATACAATCAGATGGATCATCGGGAGGTGAACGAGCTATTCGTGACGGACCTCGCTTGGGAAGTGACTCAATACGATCTGACCGGCGTTTTGCAGGTTCTGGATGTCGGCACGGGTACTGCCTTAATTCCGATCGAGATTTGCCGGCAGTCGAAAGAGCCTCACCAGATCATTGGAATCGATCTTTCGAAAGAGATGTTGAAACTGGGCGAGCAAAACGTCGAAGAGGCAAAGCTCTCGGAGCAGATTTCCCTGAAATCGATTGATGCCAAACAAATCCCAGAGGATCTCGGTCCGTTCGACGTAGTGATCTCCAATAGCATCGTGCATCACATTCCGGAGCCTGCCGATGTCTTTCGGGAAATGGTGCGTGTATTAAAACCGGGGGGACTGTTGTTCATACGCGACCTGATGCGACCCGAGAGTGAAGACGAACTGATGAAGCTGGTCGAAGAGTATGCGGGCGAAGAATCGTTCTATGCACAAAAGCTGCTCGCGAATTCGTTGCACGCGGCTTTGACACTAGAGGAAGTCAACGAGCTCGCCGAGGAAGCCGGCATAGATCGGTTCAGCCTGAACGCGACCTCCGATCGACATTGGACTCTCAGCGGCTCTAAAGCCGCTGAATGATCCCGTCAATGAAGATTTTATTCCGTAGATTTACATTGAGTTTGCACGGGCGACGGCGGTGTCGATTCGCTTGAGAACATTCTCCTTGCCGACCAGCAGCAGGCAGTCATACAGACCTGGCCCAACCGGGCTGCCTGTCGTCGAGATACGCAGGCCATGAATCAATAGACCGCCGGAGACTTCTTTCTCTTCGCAAAGTCCTTTGAGTAACGCTTCGAGTTGTTCCGCATTGAATTCGTCGAGCGCGGCAACTCGTTCCCGATAAGTCGTCAGCAACTCGGGGACACCTTCTTTGGCGACTCGTTTTTTGAAGTCTTTTTCGCTGTATTCGATCTCATCCTGGAAGAAGTAAGCGACGTCCAAAATGTCCGCGAACAGTTTCAATCGGTCGCCGAGGGATTCGACTACTTGGCCGACAAAGGCTCGTTTGGAAACGGCTTCGGCTTCATTGAGAATGCCTGCTTTCAATAGATAGGGGAGACAGCCATCAATCTTCTCGTCGAGGCTTAGCTCACCCATCCAGTGGCCTTGAAAACTGAACAGTTTGTCCGGGTCGAGGCCGGCCGGGTTTTTAACGACACGATCTAATGTGAAGTTCTTGACGACCGTGTCGAGCGACAGAATTTCTGTTTTGTCATCCAATGACCAACCGGTTCGGGATAGCGAGTTCAACACGGCAGCGGGCAAGTAGCCAATTCGCTCGTAGTACTCGACCATCACTGGGTTCAATGTTTCGGAATCGCCAAGACCGATGAGCGGAAATACCTGATCGGCCCGGTCAAACATCTTTTTGAAGTTTGGATTGTTTTTGTATTTGCTGAGATCGCGTTTGCTCAGTTTCTTGGTCGTGCCGGGGGCCGTCACAAATGGGATATGTGCGAATGTGGGAAGCGTATTTCCCAGCGCCTGATGCAGCAGAACCTGCGTCGGTGTGTTCGATAGATGCTCTTCGGCACGAATCACGTGGGTGATGTTCATACTGGCATCGTCGACGACCGTCGCGAAGTTGTACAGACAGGAACCGTCCGTTCGTTGAATCACGGGATCGGATATCAGTCCGGCGTCCCACTCGACGTGACCGCGGACTTCGTCGTTGATTTCAACTTTCTGATCCCGAGGAATCAGAAACCGAACGACGGAAGGGCGCCCTTCGTCTTCGTACTGCTTTCGTGTTTCTTCGGTTAGTTCGAGCGAGCGACGAATGTTGATGTATTGCTTCTTTTCTTTCTGAGCCTCTTCCCGGTCTGCCTTAATTTGTTCGGGAGTATCGTAATCGTGATACGCCTTTCCTTCGGCCAGCAGCTTTTCGACGCCGGCTTTATAGAGGTCGTCCCGTTCCGATTGGAAGTAGGGCCCGTGGGGTCCGCCGACTTCCGGTCCTTCATCCCAATCAAGTCCCAGCCATTTGAAGGCCTGGAGAATGGGGCCGAGAGCTTCCTCGACGTTTCGCTCCCGGTCGGTATCATCGACGCGGAGAATAAAGACGCCATTGTTGTGCCGCGCCCACAGCCAGTTGAACAGGGCCGTGCGCATCCCCCCGATGTGCATATATCCGGTCGGGCTGGGGGCAAATCGGGTACGAACGGTGGTCATGGGGGGCAACTTTTCGATTGATGAAAAAAGGAGGACATCTGGTCCGGGGGCCTGAAATGGGGTCCGTGATTTTAGGTGAGGCTGCAGCGTCTGGTCAAGGAATGCCTTTCCCCCCTTGGTTCCCAGTCTTTTTCCGTTCGTAAAAACGAAACTGCATCATAAATCGCCGGATCCACTGTTGCATCTTGTCGGAGTGGAGTTAACGATAGAGGGCAATCCGAATTCTGCCGAGATAACGCTTCGGCTTCAGCCTGTTTAAGAAAGTTGTGAGTATGCCCACCCGTTTAATCTGCGCTTTGTCTGCCTTGCTGCTGTGCGGAAGTCTGGGAAGTCCTGTCCTTCCCGCCGCCGAAGAAGAGACCTACGACCCCAATACCACCCAGGCCCAGCCCGGTTTTGTGAAACAGGAGTTCATCTATGTCACTCCCGAGCATCCGCAATGTCACGCGTCGACGCTCGCGGAAACTTCCAGCGGTCTCGTTGCTGCCTGGTTCGGGGGAACGCACGAAAAGAATCCCGATGTTGGTATCTGGTTCTCTCGCCATCTCAATGATGAATGGACGAAGCCGGTCGAACTGTACAACGGTGTTCAGGCGGATGGAACACGCCACCCCACCTGGAACCCCGTTCTACATCAGGTCGCTGATGGTCCCCT is part of the Polystyrenella longa genome and harbors:
- the gltX gene encoding glutamate--tRNA ligase produces the protein MTTVRTRFAPSPTGYMHIGGMRTALFNWLWARHNNGVFILRVDDTDRERNVEEALGPILQAFKWLGLDWDEGPEVGGPHGPYFQSERDDLYKAGVEKLLAEGKAYHDYDTPEQIKADREEAQKEKKQYINIRRSLELTEETRKQYEDEGRPSVVRFLIPRDQKVEINDEVRGHVEWDAGLISDPVIQRTDGSCLYNFATVVDDASMNITHVIRAEEHLSNTPTQVLLHQALGNTLPTFAHIPFVTAPGTTKKLSKRDLSKYKNNPNFKKMFDRADQVFPLIGLGDSETLNPVMVEYYERIGYLPAAVLNSLSRTGWSLDDKTEILSLDTVVKNFTLDRVVKNPAGLDPDKLFSFQGHWMGELSLDEKIDGCLPYLLKAGILNEAEAVSKRAFVGQVVESLGDRLKLFADILDVAYFFQDEIEYSEKDFKKRVAKEGVPELLTTYRERVAALDEFNAEQLEALLKGLCEEKEVSGGLLIHGLRISTTGSPVGPGLYDCLLLVGKENVLKRIDTAVARANSM
- a CDS encoding class I SAM-dependent methyltransferase, which encodes MIPRQLEPEVMDESGEAQEYNQMDHREVNELFVTDLAWEVTQYDLTGVLQVLDVGTGTALIPIEICRQSKEPHQIIGIDLSKEMLKLGEQNVEEAKLSEQISLKSIDAKQIPEDLGPFDVVISNSIVHHIPEPADVFREMVRVLKPGGLLFIRDLMRPESEDELMKLVEEYAGEESFYAQKLLANSLHAALTLEEVNELAEEAGIDRFSLNATSDRHWTLSGSKAAE
- the recQ gene encoding DNA helicase RecQ, giving the protein METESHTESLREIIEEYWGYDEFRPLQEAAMVSVMAARDSLVVLPTGGGKSLCYQVPAMAMEGLAVVVSPLISLMKDQVDALKACGIPAAYLNSTLSWDESREVFDEMQAGTLKLLYVAPERLMNSYLLEKLVQAKVSFIAIDEAHCVSMWGHDFRPHYRELKQIREIFPNISIHGYTATATEQVREDIANQLQLIEPEILVGPFDRPNLSYSVEQINDRLQQIRAVVERHPDESGIVYCISRKEVENVSNALNEMGYRALPYHAGLPDDDRSGNQESFIQDRTDIIVATIAFGMGVDKPNVRYVIHSGLPKSIENYQQESGRAGRDGLEAECCLFYSEADLYSWERILSDQPEAVNQASMNSIRAMLGYCHAYVCRHQQLVAHFGQSLEETCGHGCDVCRGDYELVKDSLVVSQKILSSVYRQDQRFGTSYTASVLKGSRDKKVLGNQHDQLSTYGLLKKESLATIRNWINQLVAQHYLQKAGEYQLLRLTEIGWEVMKGDREPKLIQPRIESKSERASRRSQEVQGDAWAGVDQDLFQELRQLRLETAEDRQLKPYMVFSDETLRGLARLRPSSMDNLLQVKGVGQKKSEDYGQRFLDAISAYCDSNDLEQDVDTRTRVRRPKAKAKSSELNKLVKTAFDLFADGKTTFQIAEELDRSVTTVNGYLSRYIQHHQLTDATPWVDEEVTRRIETVVDEVGAERLKPIFEELKQEVSYDQIRIVVECRLQREQKRTE
- a CDS encoding serine/threonine protein kinase, whose amino-acid sequence is MSEAISAYQMKVYGVPDQSPADEPQTRDLLEILLTQYLEELRKGTLPAIDVYVKRYPHLAEEINEVFPIAASMEQWKSTKDMDVAQREQQRPIKIEKIGPYQIVREIGRGGMGVVFEAVNEQSGHRVALKLLLTGFAHAKKWRERFQTEARLAARLQHTNIVSVLDFGESDGSCYYAMQLVEGMSLHWLIKRLREPMGLVTATEIMESFQNGDELKPDTDQERTAPVDESRCLKRNAWKQIGKIGIQVAKALQHAHQAETLHRDIKPSNLLLDPRGNIRITDFGLAQQIEEQTEIQSAIVAGTLRYMAPECLHGVSDERSDIYSFGATLYELTTLHKMIPGDNPEDVIHGIQARAIAPPRSVNPEIPRPLEAIIDKATQLLPEDRYQTARHIKRDIARFLRNQPVEAPPLQNTTSFRNLFSLKK
- a CDS encoding sigma-70 family RNA polymerase sigma factor, giving the protein MPDIEELEQRLIEGDRAALAELFQVHYERLWRIVHFRLDPRMHGRIDADDVLQDAFIDAEKRITTVLHESPGSVFIWLRLIVNQTLTDLHRKHLMAQKRSAKKEIRVNHQKYSSESTSFALSFHLLGHLTSPSQAVLRTEISENLEAALSSLSEIDREVLALRHFEELTNSETAQILNLTPQAASVRYIRAIKHLKHVLTAIPGLMPEDA
- a CDS encoding outer membrane protein assembly factor BamB family protein, which codes for MRPIRVHTYWMFLFLLGLASLWARAQFLEIPGCQTGNSLLAQLPEINPAPPSEVQRGIGEQQELIRKLDTGLQAFEAKDYANGFEIVQSILELDTDLLLDSKQFPQFTQVQPLSLKNIALQILNDLPTEARRVYELQLGTAAEAAYLQYENEPNPTRKLALLEELVRLYPQTASGRQAALQLGNQHFDRFNFPSAIRYYERANSSQLKTTERTRVQFRLAWAYLETGEHARAKSILEQIKTDFPEAQITFGGESIPVTQLSEEILKPTKTDASNSSTEELKDWSHNRGNLSRNVVATAQPRGEPLWQTDLLAAAFEARMDELAPARQIIRSLIRTTESQEQELIPVNEPLKIGPLLIMRTLAGVEAREQATGKLAWRDVQLDLEFERWVLNQAHPSEQVLANNRTTMENLLRSKLWTNARSQSLSSNGRQVFALDKVIPEEEPNQRVVIFGGTQQVERFNRLYALEASSGKVQWEIGGTRQFQVLPLAGYFFLGAPLCLEDKLYTLAISGSELLLLTLDADSGHLIRQQPLQQLSPLEVQELLLSNYELSPALLDQVLLCPTGNGLLFAYDLTEERWIWKTKYPSFSARFRPLDRSSAPSDADEILLPTEMNHPGGEAIPIAGDGHVAMAPPDSSVFFCINVATGEQNWTREQKDLVTLIGIENHRLLVLNRNSVESIHLVTGETVWKSKLDKTPSGRPLLANQLIHVPLSSGLILSLETENGRTRSQYVLKPLQARGVLLASEGQLYCQSEEFLVSFPTAATAKQQIDAVLESQPQSEEALYQQAHELLLSGEMAAGREALRQLNTKHDSQSARQLLIRLLKEDVQYDPDQADPAIEELLSLISTTDDSFSVLKLIVDRYVQREEYLRAFDAALAFIHSSESSRLPLVKLEKASLTPTLWFRSQMTDWYTQLDDSEKQTVQQKIEQLVESLLEDDQEGLSQLEQILRDLPASVFLQRRLVSQFNQELKELAEEEKSALRDRQQARYEFQRNFYLQELALNDPEQGAEWAYQYYEHLREKNEPQLALAWLDVIATHFKSLTVHGDQSGIDFARAQKEELEPGHTISRVFESVDLFDIQQYQTNSNLPNVLRTELTHYIDNSGPFTSYRYYWNASLHRLEVETRSQEPKWIFPFPQHSIQGVGRDRTSVFSSGPFLLVLLDGDLSVWKSRGPDETPIMLWSRSLIESLDASISTGLNKLTPWYDVPVPFAGPVIEDRIYYRIGDTLYSADVNTGKVLWQVKHVSDSALIFGKDSIIGLLSSDPRMERELTALNAITGEIINTIKPGSGEQPIAIMANQCVISGRQAGNRRIYSLSIETGEISWEYTFPGDAALDVVRDEEGDRLAVLDQEGQFHMIDLTSGKKIVDLKVNPTAQLKQIRLIAAEDQYLVLVEKEQANERNFSYSYNSDQLHPPFLVNAQCFAVNRRKKSLEWQRDFEEGMFYSHQIPDLPIILLTIKTKENLNPLRSSQTLNTAVLDRRTGKTLFEHQTLAANDKYTIDLNPDRKRIEFKFNDFTIRATPASAEVDTKPESDESKEIEDQQPE